Proteins encoded within one genomic window of Nonomuraea gerenzanensis:
- a CDS encoding sirohydrochlorin chelatase, protein MTPALVLAAHGTRSAEGEQTLSALAETARRARPGQRVELSYLEISSPLLAEVLPVVPGPVVVVPLLLAGGYHVHIDLPEVIAQHRPDAIVAGWLGPHRLLTSALARKLARAGLRSTDAVLLGAAGSSDPSALADVRAAAHQLAVRLARPVTAAFASAGSPSLEEAMERLGSTPAARVAIASYVLAPGFFHGRLASVGAGLVSEPLGADPDVAALIWHRYDQALHRHHTTTERRPLRRA, encoded by the coding sequence GTGACGCCCGCACTCGTCCTGGCCGCGCACGGAACGCGCAGCGCCGAGGGGGAGCAGACCCTGTCGGCGCTGGCGGAGACGGCCCGCAGGGCCCGCCCGGGGCAGCGCGTCGAGCTGAGCTACCTGGAGATCAGCTCGCCCCTCCTGGCGGAGGTCCTGCCCGTGGTCCCGGGCCCGGTGGTCGTGGTGCCGCTGCTGCTGGCGGGCGGCTACCACGTGCACATCGACCTGCCCGAGGTCATCGCCCAGCACCGCCCGGACGCGATCGTGGCCGGCTGGCTCGGCCCGCACCGGCTGCTGACCTCGGCGCTGGCACGCAAGCTGGCGCGGGCGGGCCTGCGCTCCACGGACGCCGTCCTGCTCGGCGCGGCCGGCTCCTCCGACCCGTCCGCGCTGGCCGACGTCCGCGCCGCCGCCCACCAGCTCGCCGTCCGCCTGGCCCGCCCCGTCACCGCCGCCTTCGCCTCGGCGGGCTCGCCGTCGCTGGAGGAGGCCATGGAACGGCTCGGCTCCACCCCGGCCGCCCGCGTGGCCATCGCCTCGTACGTCCTGGCGCCCGGCTTCTTCCACGGCCGGCTCGCGTCGGTGGGGGCGGGGCTGGTGAGCGAGCCGCTGGGCGCGGACCCGGACGTGGCGGCCCTCATCTGGCACCGCTACGACCAGGCCCTCCATCGCCACCACACCACCACCGAACGCCGGCCCCTGCGCCGAGCCTGA
- a CDS encoding HAD family hydrolase encodes MQAVFFDMDGLLVDSERVWLTIETEVMARLGAEWTPEHQVHLVGGSMERTVEYMLAVSGADVPPRTVREWMVSGMVARLSAGVRIMPGASELLDALRAEGVPVGLVTSSLKDIADAVLKSVGRDRFDVVVTADDVTRTKPDPEPYLTAARLLGVPPVRCVVLEDSPNGVAAATAAGCAVVAVPSLLPVEPAPGRLVVASLTEIGVADLRDLLPS; translated from the coding sequence ATGCAAGCGGTCTTCTTCGACATGGACGGCCTGCTGGTCGACAGCGAGCGCGTCTGGCTGACGATCGAGACCGAGGTGATGGCCAGGCTCGGCGCCGAGTGGACACCCGAGCACCAGGTCCACCTCGTCGGCGGCTCCATGGAGCGCACCGTCGAGTACATGCTGGCCGTCTCGGGCGCCGACGTGCCGCCGCGGACCGTGCGCGAGTGGATGGTCTCCGGCATGGTGGCCCGGCTGTCGGCCGGGGTGCGCATCATGCCGGGCGCCTCTGAGCTGCTCGACGCCCTGCGCGCGGAGGGGGTGCCCGTGGGGCTGGTCACCTCCTCGCTCAAGGACATCGCCGACGCGGTGCTCAAGAGCGTCGGCCGCGACCGGTTCGACGTCGTGGTCACCGCCGACGACGTGACCAGGACCAAGCCGGACCCCGAGCCCTACCTGACGGCCGCGCGGCTGCTCGGCGTGCCTCCCGTGCGGTGCGTGGTGCTGGAGGACTCCCCGAACGGCGTGGCCGCCGCGACGGCGGCCGGCTGCGCCGTGGTGGCGGTGCCGAGCCTGCTGCCCGTCGAGCCGGCGCCCGGCCGGCTGGTGGTCGCGTCCCTGACGGAGATCGGGGTCGCCGATCTCAGGGATCTTCTGCCGTCCTGA
- a CDS encoding PAC2 family protein, with protein sequence MIELEGLPELVDPVLIAAFEGWNDAGEASSGVIAHLESAWKAEPLIALDPDDYYDFQVTRPVVEMSDGLAQSIVWPTTRLLRARPPGLERDVVLLRGIEPNMRWRSFCDDIIYICRELGVELAVMLGALLNDSPHTRPVPILGGATNAGLARSTNLELSRYEGPTGIVGVLQHAFGKAGLDAISLWASVPHYVAQPPNPKATLALLRRLEDVLEIPMPLGDLDEEARAWERGVDELASQDSEVAEYVKELEERKDAAELPEASGDAIAAEFERYLRRRDRDTDS encoded by the coding sequence GTGATAGAGCTCGAAGGGCTCCCCGAGCTCGTCGACCCGGTGCTCATTGCCGCGTTCGAGGGGTGGAACGACGCGGGCGAGGCTTCCAGCGGTGTGATCGCCCACCTCGAGTCGGCGTGGAAGGCCGAGCCGCTCATCGCGCTCGACCCCGACGACTACTACGACTTCCAGGTCACCCGTCCCGTGGTCGAGATGAGCGACGGGCTGGCGCAGTCGATCGTGTGGCCGACCACCCGGCTGCTGCGCGCCCGGCCGCCGGGCCTGGAGCGCGACGTCGTGCTGCTGCGCGGCATCGAGCCCAACATGCGCTGGCGCTCGTTCTGCGACGACATCATCTACATCTGCCGCGAGCTGGGCGTCGAGCTGGCCGTGATGCTGGGCGCGCTGCTCAACGACTCGCCGCACACCCGTCCCGTGCCGATCCTGGGCGGGGCGACCAACGCGGGCCTGGCCCGTTCGACCAACCTGGAGCTGAGCCGCTACGAGGGCCCGACGGGCATCGTGGGGGTGCTGCAGCACGCGTTCGGCAAGGCCGGGCTCGACGCGATCTCGCTGTGGGCGTCGGTGCCGCACTACGTGGCCCAGCCGCCCAACCCGAAGGCCACGCTCGCGCTGCTGCGCCGGCTGGAGGACGTGCTGGAGATTCCGATGCCGCTGGGCGACCTCGACGAGGAGGCCCGGGCGTGGGAGCGCGGCGTCGACGAGCTGGCCTCGCAGGACAGCGAGGTGGCCGAGTACGTCAAGGAGCTGGAGGAGCGCAAGGACGCGGCCGAGCTGCCCGAGGCCAGCGGCGATGCGATCGCGGCCGAGTTCGAGCGCTACCTGCGGCGCAGGGACCGCGACACTGACAGCTAA
- a CDS encoding uroporphyrinogen-III synthase, which translates to MSALPLEGGSSPETAPDALAGFTVGVTATRRREEFGALLERRGARVVSAPAIRLVPLAEDTDLLAATRQSLQAPLDDVVVTTGVGFRGWMAAAEGWGLSADLGEHLAKSRLLTRGPKARGAVRAAGLNDHWTPSTESCNEVKEYLLAQDLRGRRIAVQQHGEPLRDFVAALREAGAEVIEIPVYRWLPYRDISPLRRLISQTVSGSVDAVAFTSAPAVHAMLGAARAEGLEETLLAAFSGSVVAACVGPVTAEPLTSRGVPTLQPDRSRLGALARALARHLPEHGVTRLTAGDHQLEIRGHAVVVDGELRPLPPAPMAVLKRLADKPGHVVSRADLRTVLPGSVARDSAEHAVEMAITRLRRALGPSGIVETVVKRGYRLACLYEAGL; encoded by the coding sequence ATGAGCGCGCTTCCCCTTGAGGGCGGCTCTTCCCCGGAGACGGCGCCCGACGCCCTGGCGGGCTTCACCGTCGGCGTCACCGCGACGAGACGGCGCGAGGAGTTCGGGGCGCTGCTGGAGCGCCGCGGCGCGCGCGTGGTCAGCGCCCCCGCGATCCGGCTCGTCCCGCTGGCCGAGGACACCGACCTGCTCGCCGCCACCCGGCAGAGCCTGCAGGCGCCTCTCGACGACGTGGTGGTCACCACCGGTGTCGGGTTCCGCGGCTGGATGGCCGCCGCCGAGGGCTGGGGACTGTCCGCCGACCTGGGCGAGCACCTGGCCAAGTCCCGCCTGCTCACCCGCGGGCCCAAGGCCAGGGGAGCGGTGCGCGCCGCAGGCCTCAACGACCACTGGACCCCCTCGACCGAGTCGTGCAACGAGGTCAAGGAGTACCTGCTCGCCCAGGACCTGCGCGGGCGGCGCATCGCGGTGCAGCAGCACGGCGAGCCGCTGCGCGACTTCGTGGCCGCGCTGCGCGAGGCCGGCGCCGAGGTGATCGAGATCCCGGTCTACCGGTGGCTGCCGTACCGGGACATCTCGCCGCTGCGCCGCCTGATCAGCCAGACCGTCTCCGGGTCCGTGGACGCGGTCGCCTTCACCAGCGCGCCGGCCGTGCACGCCATGCTCGGCGCCGCCAGGGCGGAGGGGCTGGAGGAGACGCTGCTGGCCGCGTTCAGCGGATCTGTCGTGGCCGCCTGCGTCGGGCCCGTCACCGCCGAGCCGCTGACCTCGCGCGGCGTCCCCACCCTGCAGCCTGACCGGTCCCGCCTCGGCGCGCTGGCCCGCGCCCTGGCCCGCCACCTGCCCGAGCACGGCGTCACCCGCCTCACGGCCGGCGATCACCAGCTGGAGATCCGCGGTCACGCCGTGGTCGTGGACGGCGAGCTGCGCCCGCTGCCGCCCGCCCCGATGGCGGTGCTCAAGCGCCTGGCCGACAAGCCGGGCCACGTCGTGTCACGGGCCGACCTGCGCACGGTGCTGCCGGGCAGCGTCGCCCGCGACTCCGCCGAGCACGCCGTCGAGATGGCCATCACCCGGCTGCGCCGCGCCCTCGGCCCCAGCGGCATCGTCGAGACGGTCGTCAAGCGCGGCTACCGCCTCGCCTGCCTGTACGAGGCGGGCCTTTGA
- a CDS encoding universal stress protein: protein MAYRTVLVGTDGSASSFRAVSAAASLAAATGATLVLACAYLPMRESTRVAAADRLGELAYKVSGSTPAEDALRAAREHAVAAGAVEVVLAAERGEAVEVLVGLAERHGADLIVVGNRGLNSLAGRLLGSVPSGVTHRASCDVLVVHTTAGGR, encoded by the coding sequence ATGGCCTACCGCACCGTCCTCGTCGGCACCGACGGCTCCGCCTCCTCCTTCCGCGCCGTCTCGGCCGCCGCCTCCCTCGCCGCGGCCACCGGCGCCACGCTCGTGCTGGCGTGCGCGTACCTGCCCATGCGCGAGAGCACGCGCGTGGCCGCCGCCGATCGGCTCGGGGAGCTGGCGTACAAGGTGAGCGGGTCCACGCCCGCCGAGGACGCGCTGCGGGCGGCGCGCGAGCACGCCGTGGCCGCCGGGGCCGTGGAGGTGGTGCTGGCGGCTGAGCGCGGGGAGGCCGTGGAGGTGCTCGTGGGGCTGGCGGAGCGGCACGGGGCGGATCTGATCGTGGTGGGGAACCGGGGGTTGAACAGCTTGGCGGGGCGGTTGCTGGGGTCGGTGCCTTCGGGGGTGACGCATCGGGCGTCGTGTGACGTGCTCGTCGTTCATACGACGGCGGGGGGCCGCTGA
- a CDS encoding cellulose synthase, with amino-acid sequence MGNFEAIAWLPLCAGVTIAGLVLAFLAFRRRGAAAGLRTTAWALLPVAAYLTGALQSLWNIGTTVVGFVTGLVFNPAVWAGVAVAGLSVVLFVVSGVMRGRKLSAGRKKKDTGDAPAARPVQGAQPKAATAAGKPQQPAVAQKPAAPKPAAKGDDDFSDIEELLKRRGIS; translated from the coding sequence ATGGGTAACTTCGAGGCGATCGCCTGGCTGCCGTTGTGCGCCGGGGTGACCATCGCCGGGCTGGTGCTGGCGTTCCTAGCCTTCAGGCGCAGGGGAGCGGCGGCCGGCCTGCGGACGACGGCGTGGGCGCTGCTGCCGGTCGCGGCCTACCTCACGGGCGCGCTGCAGTCACTGTGGAACATCGGCACGACCGTGGTCGGGTTCGTGACCGGCCTGGTGTTCAACCCGGCCGTGTGGGCCGGCGTGGCCGTGGCCGGGCTGTCGGTGGTGCTGTTCGTGGTGTCGGGGGTGATGCGGGGCAGGAAGCTGTCGGCCGGCCGCAAGAAGAAGGACACCGGTGACGCGCCCGCCGCGCGGCCGGTGCAGGGCGCCCAGCCGAAGGCGGCGACCGCCGCCGGCAAGCCGCAGCAGCCGGCCGTGGCCCAGAAGCCCGCCGCGCCGAAGCCCGCGGCCAAGGGCGATGACGACTTCTCCGACATCGAGGAGCTCCTCAAGCGGCGCGGCATCAGCTGA
- a CDS encoding ABC transporter substrate-binding protein, with protein sequence MRRKHALAGAATAALALVLSACGGGGGGTPSQPAQTAAGGAAQPAANAALTQVYNPSTKKGGTLKAAHSSDWDSLDPADTYYGYSFNFGRFYWRTLTMYKTGPGPEGNTVVPDLAEGLGQPSPDGKTWTYKIKSGVKFEDGTPITAKDVAYAVARSFDKETFPHGPSYLNELLDWPKDFKGVYKTPDVDYKSAVEATDDSTVVFHLKKPFASMDYVVQMPMTAPVPKDKDTGAKYREKVVSSGPYKFETNEIGKRFALVRNDQWDPATDPNRPALPDRIEVQLNVNADDLDNQLISGSVQLDIPGTGMQPAALGKVLPDPALKARTDNPTIPRLWYVSVIPDTKPLDNVDCRKAVMWAADRVANQTAFGGPVAGGDIATNVMPPPIVGQEKFDLYATPENKGDVAKAKEALAACGQPNGFTTNMSFRSDRPREKALAEAMQQALARVGIKLTLKGFPASSYFSDYAGNVNYVKENGIGLATHGWGSDWPDGYGFMQAIVDSRTIRDAGNYNLSVKNPEVDKLIDQASAELDAAARAKLWVDVDKKVMEDASILPVVWAKSLLMRGQGVTNLAYNEGQSMYDYVLLGVQ encoded by the coding sequence ATGAGAAGGAAACACGCACTGGCAGGAGCCGCGACAGCGGCGCTCGCCTTGGTGCTCTCCGCCTGTGGCGGCGGAGGTGGCGGCACTCCCAGCCAGCCCGCCCAGACGGCGGCAGGCGGTGCCGCGCAACCCGCGGCCAACGCCGCTCTCACGCAGGTGTACAACCCGTCCACGAAGAAGGGCGGGACGCTCAAGGCGGCCCACTCCTCCGACTGGGACAGCCTCGACCCGGCCGACACCTACTACGGCTACTCGTTCAACTTCGGCCGGTTCTACTGGCGGACGCTGACGATGTACAAGACGGGTCCCGGCCCCGAGGGCAACACGGTCGTGCCCGACCTGGCGGAGGGGCTCGGTCAGCCCAGCCCCGACGGCAAGACCTGGACGTACAAGATCAAGAGCGGGGTGAAGTTCGAGGACGGCACCCCGATCACGGCCAAGGACGTGGCCTACGCGGTGGCCCGCTCCTTCGACAAGGAGACCTTCCCGCACGGCCCCTCGTACCTCAACGAGCTGCTTGACTGGCCGAAGGACTTCAAGGGCGTCTACAAGACCCCCGACGTGGACTACAAGTCGGCGGTCGAGGCCACCGACGACTCCACGGTCGTCTTCCACCTGAAGAAGCCGTTCGCGTCCATGGACTACGTCGTCCAGATGCCGATGACGGCTCCGGTGCCCAAGGACAAGGACACGGGCGCCAAGTACCGGGAGAAGGTCGTCTCCTCCGGCCCGTACAAGTTCGAGACGAACGAGATCGGCAAGCGGTTCGCGCTGGTCCGCAACGACCAGTGGGACCCGGCGACCGACCCGAACCGTCCCGCGCTGCCGGACCGCATCGAGGTCCAGCTCAACGTCAACGCGGACGACCTGGACAACCAGCTCATCTCGGGCAGCGTCCAGCTCGACATCCCGGGCACCGGCATGCAGCCGGCCGCGCTCGGCAAGGTGCTGCCGGACCCGGCGCTGAAGGCCCGTACGGACAACCCGACGATCCCGAGGCTCTGGTACGTGTCGGTCATCCCCGACACCAAGCCGCTCGACAACGTCGACTGCCGCAAGGCCGTCATGTGGGCCGCGGACCGCGTCGCCAACCAGACCGCCTTCGGTGGCCCGGTGGCCGGTGGCGACATCGCCACGAACGTGATGCCGCCGCCCATCGTCGGCCAGGAGAAGTTCGACCTGTACGCCACCCCGGAGAACAAGGGTGACGTCGCCAAGGCCAAGGAGGCGCTCGCCGCCTGTGGCCAGCCGAACGGCTTCACCACCAACATGTCGTTCCGCTCCGACCGTCCGCGCGAGAAGGCGCTGGCCGAGGCGATGCAGCAGGCGCTGGCGCGCGTCGGCATCAAGCTCACGCTCAAGGGCTTCCCGGCCTCCAGCTACTTCTCCGACTACGCCGGCAACGTGAACTACGTCAAGGAGAACGGCATCGGCCTGGCCACCCACGGCTGGGGCTCCGACTGGCCCGACGGTTACGGCTTCATGCAGGCCATCGTCGACAGCCGCACCATCCGCGACGCCGGCAACTACAACCTGAGCGTCAAGAACCCCGAGGTCGACAAGCTGATCGACCAGGCCTCCGCCGAGCTCGACGCCGCCGCCCGCGCCAAGCTGTGGGTCGACGTCGACAAGAAGGTCATGGAGGACGCCTCCATCCTTCCCGTCGTGTGGGCCAAGTCGCTGCTCATGCGGGGTCAGGGCGTGACGAACCTCGCCTACAACGAAGGCCAGAGCATGTACGACTACGTCCTGCTCGGCGTCCAGTGA
- a CDS encoding ABC transporter permease, producing the protein MTAPLDVSGSAAEAQPESVLVGAGKAIQGRSLTRIAWMRLRRDKVALGGGIVVVLLILVAVFSSPIISMFGHPPLEFHQDQIDQNTLLPKGTFGGMSSEYLLGVEPVNGRDIFSRIVSGAWISLLIGFLATIVSVVIGTVAGVVAGYFGGWVDQVIGRIMDVFLAFPLLVFAIALVGVMPNEGFGLEGDGLRIAMLIFIIGFFSWPSIGRLVRGQTLSLREREFVDAARSLGARHGYILFREVLPNLMAPILVYATLLIPTNILFEAALSFLGVGINPPTPTWGGMLSEAVRFYTLPHFVLFPGLAIFITVLAFNLFGDGLRDAFDPRAH; encoded by the coding sequence ATGACCGCACCGCTAGACGTATCCGGTTCCGCGGCGGAGGCGCAGCCGGAGTCTGTGCTCGTGGGAGCGGGCAAGGCCATCCAGGGCCGGTCGCTGACCAGAATCGCGTGGATGCGGCTGCGCCGCGACAAGGTCGCGCTCGGCGGCGGCATCGTCGTGGTGCTGCTGATCCTCGTGGCGGTCTTCTCCTCGCCGATCATCTCCATGTTCGGCCACCCTCCGCTGGAGTTCCACCAGGACCAGATCGACCAGAACACGCTCCTGCCCAAGGGCACCTTCGGCGGCATGAGCAGCGAGTACCTGCTCGGCGTCGAGCCGGTCAACGGCCGCGACATCTTCAGCCGCATCGTGTCCGGCGCGTGGATCTCGCTGCTGATCGGCTTCCTGGCCACCATCGTGTCGGTGGTCATCGGCACCGTCGCGGGAGTCGTCGCCGGCTACTTCGGCGGCTGGGTCGACCAGGTCATCGGCCGCATCATGGACGTCTTCCTGGCCTTCCCCCTGCTGGTCTTCGCGATCGCGCTGGTGGGCGTCATGCCCAACGAGGGGTTCGGGCTGGAGGGCGACGGCCTGCGCATCGCGATGCTGATCTTCATCATCGGGTTCTTCAGCTGGCCCAGCATCGGCCGCCTCGTCCGCGGCCAGACGCTCTCGCTGCGCGAGCGCGAGTTCGTCGACGCAGCCAGGAGCCTCGGCGCCCGCCACGGCTACATCCTCTTCCGCGAGGTGCTGCCGAACCTGATGGCGCCGATCCTGGTCTACGCGACGCTTCTCATCCCGACCAACATCCTGTTCGAGGCCGCGCTGTCCTTCCTCGGCGTCGGCATCAACCCGCCCACCCCGACCTGGGGCGGCATGCTCTCCGAAGCGGTCCGCTTCTACACGCTGCCCCACTTCGTGCTCTTCCCGGGTCTGGCGATCTTCATCACCGTCCTGGCGTTCAACCTGTTCGGTGACGGACTGCGCGACGCCTTCGACCCGCGGGCGCACTGA
- the metH gene encoding methionine synthase yields the protein MSISPTFREVLAQRVIVADGAMGTMLQAQDPTLDDFHGHEGCNEVLNVTRPDIVRGVHDAYFAVGVDCVETNTFGANLAALGEYDIADRVFEYSEAGARIAREAADHWATPEQPRFVLGSMGPGTKLPTLGHLPYASLRDAYRDNAAGLIAGGADALIIETCQDLLQVKAAVVGARRAIEDSGRDIVIIAQVTIETNGAMLLGSEIGAALTAIEPLGVDIVGLNCATGPAEMSEHLRYLARHSRLKLSCMPNAGLPVLTADGAYYPLTAGELADAHRTFTRDYGLSLVGGCCGTTPEHLRQVVERVRGKEVTARRPHPEPGASSLYQTVPFRQDTSYLAIGERCNTNGSKAFREAMLEGRWDDCVETARDQARDGAHMLDLCVDYVGRDGVADMKELAFRFATASTLPIMLDSTEPAVLQAGLEMLGGRAAVNSVNYEDGDGPDSRFQKIMRLVREHGSAVVALTIDEEGQARTAEHKLRVASRLVDDLTTNWGMRVEDIIVDCLTFPIATGQEETRRDGLETIEAIRELKRRYPGVQTTLGLSNISFGLNPAARMVLNSVFLNECVNAGLDSAIVHASKILPMARIPDEQRQVALDMVYDRRREGYDPLQRFMELFEGVDAAAMRAGKAEELAALPLWERLKRRIIDGERKGLEADLDTALEQRPALEIINDVLLDGMKTVGELFGSGQMQLPFVLQSAEVMKSAVAHLEPHMERVEGETKGRIVLATVKGDVHDIGKNLVDIILSNNGYQVVNLGIKQPVSAILEAADEQKADVIGMSGLLVKSTVIMKENLEEMNSRGLAEKYPVLLGGAALTRAYVEQDLAGLFEGEVRYARDAFEGLRLMDAFMAVKRGVKGATLPPLRERRVKTGATLVRTPVEELPARSDVAADNPVPRAPFHGDRVVKGISLNEYAAFLDERALFLGQWGLKPTRGGDGPGYEELVETEGRPRLRMWLERMQTEGLLEAAVVYGYFPCVADGDSLIILDDDGSERTRFTFPRQRRDRHLCLSDFFRGKDTGEVDVVGFQVATMGSKISEATAELFAKDAYRDYLELHGLSVQLTEALAEYWHARVRSEWGIGGEESLDDMLKVNIQGCRYSFGYPACPNLEDQKQLFELLAPERVGVTLSEEFQLHPEQATSALVAHHPEAKYFNV from the coding sequence ATGAGCATCTCCCCGACCTTCAGAGAAGTGTTGGCCCAGCGTGTGATCGTCGCCGACGGGGCGATGGGCACGATGCTCCAGGCCCAGGACCCGACGCTCGACGACTTCCACGGGCACGAGGGCTGCAACGAGGTGCTCAACGTCACCCGTCCCGACATCGTGCGCGGCGTGCACGACGCCTACTTCGCCGTCGGGGTCGACTGCGTGGAGACCAACACCTTCGGCGCCAACCTCGCCGCCCTCGGCGAGTACGACATCGCCGACCGCGTCTTCGAGTACTCCGAGGCGGGCGCCAGGATCGCGCGCGAGGCCGCCGACCACTGGGCCACGCCGGAGCAGCCGCGCTTCGTGCTCGGCTCCATGGGCCCCGGCACCAAGCTGCCCACCCTCGGCCACCTGCCGTACGCGAGCCTGCGCGACGCCTACCGCGACAACGCCGCAGGCCTGATCGCGGGCGGGGCCGACGCGCTGATCATCGAGACGTGCCAGGACCTGCTGCAGGTCAAGGCGGCCGTCGTCGGCGCCAGGCGGGCCATCGAGGACTCCGGCCGCGACATCGTGATCATCGCGCAGGTGACGATCGAGACCAACGGCGCCATGCTGCTCGGCTCAGAGATCGGCGCCGCGCTGACCGCCATCGAGCCGCTCGGCGTCGACATCGTCGGCCTCAACTGCGCGACCGGCCCGGCCGAGATGAGCGAGCACCTGCGCTACCTCGCCCGCCACTCGCGGCTCAAGCTGTCGTGCATGCCCAACGCCGGCCTGCCGGTGCTGACCGCCGACGGCGCGTACTACCCGCTGACGGCGGGGGAGCTGGCCGACGCCCACCGGACCTTCACCCGCGACTACGGCCTGTCCCTGGTCGGCGGCTGCTGCGGCACCACCCCCGAGCACCTGCGCCAGGTCGTCGAACGCGTCAGGGGCAAGGAGGTCACCGCGCGCCGCCCGCACCCCGAGCCCGGCGCCTCCTCGCTCTACCAGACGGTCCCGTTCCGGCAGGACACCTCCTACCTGGCCATCGGCGAGCGCTGCAACACCAACGGCTCCAAGGCCTTCCGCGAGGCCATGCTGGAGGGCCGCTGGGACGACTGCGTCGAGACGGCCCGCGACCAGGCCCGCGACGGCGCCCACATGCTCGACCTGTGCGTCGACTACGTCGGCCGCGACGGCGTGGCCGACATGAAGGAGCTGGCCTTCCGCTTCGCCACCGCCTCCACCCTGCCGATCATGCTCGACTCGACCGAGCCCGCGGTGCTGCAGGCCGGCCTCGAGATGCTGGGCGGGCGCGCGGCGGTCAACTCCGTCAACTACGAGGACGGCGACGGCCCCGACTCCCGCTTCCAGAAGATCATGCGCCTGGTCCGCGAGCACGGCTCGGCCGTGGTCGCGCTGACCATCGACGAGGAGGGCCAGGCCCGCACCGCCGAGCACAAGCTGCGCGTGGCCTCCCGCCTGGTCGACGACCTGACCACCAACTGGGGCATGCGGGTCGAGGACATCATCGTCGACTGCCTGACCTTCCCCATCGCCACCGGCCAGGAGGAGACCAGGCGCGACGGCCTGGAGACCATCGAGGCCATCCGCGAGCTCAAGCGCCGCTACCCGGGCGTGCAGACCACGCTGGGCCTGTCCAACATCAGCTTCGGCCTCAACCCGGCCGCCCGCATGGTGCTCAACTCGGTCTTCCTCAACGAGTGCGTCAACGCCGGCCTCGACTCGGCCATCGTGCACGCCTCGAAGATCCTGCCGATGGCGCGCATCCCCGACGAGCAGCGCCAGGTCGCCCTCGACATGGTCTACGACCGCCGCCGCGAGGGCTACGACCCGCTGCAGCGGTTCATGGAGCTGTTCGAGGGCGTCGACGCCGCCGCGATGCGCGCCGGCAAGGCCGAGGAACTGGCCGCGCTGCCGCTGTGGGAGCGGCTCAAGCGGCGCATCATCGACGGCGAGCGCAAGGGCCTGGAGGCCGACCTCGACACCGCGCTGGAGCAGCGCCCCGCCCTGGAGATCATCAACGACGTGCTGCTCGACGGCATGAAGACGGTGGGCGAGCTGTTCGGCTCCGGCCAGATGCAGCTGCCGTTCGTGCTGCAGTCGGCCGAGGTGATGAAGAGCGCCGTCGCACACCTCGAGCCGCACATGGAGCGCGTCGAGGGCGAGACGAAGGGCCGCATCGTGCTGGCCACCGTCAAGGGCGACGTGCACGACATCGGCAAGAACCTCGTCGACATCATCCTGTCCAACAACGGCTACCAGGTCGTCAACCTCGGCATCAAGCAGCCCGTCTCGGCCATCCTCGAGGCGGCCGACGAGCAGAAGGCCGACGTCATCGGCATGTCGGGGCTGCTGGTGAAGTCGACGGTCATCATGAAGGAGAACCTGGAGGAGATGAACTCCAGGGGCCTGGCGGAGAAGTACCCGGTGCTGCTCGGCGGCGCCGCGCTGACCCGCGCCTACGTCGAGCAGGACCTGGCCGGCCTGTTCGAGGGCGAGGTGCGTTACGCCCGCGACGCGTTCGAGGGGCTGCGGCTGATGGACGCGTTCATGGCCGTCAAGCGCGGCGTGAAGGGCGCGACGCTGCCGCCGCTGCGCGAGCGGCGCGTCAAGACGGGCGCCACGCTCGTGCGCACGCCCGTCGAGGAGCTGCCCGCGCGCTCCGACGTGGCCGCCGACAACCCCGTGCCGCGCGCGCCGTTCCACGGCGACCGCGTGGTCAAGGGCATCTCGCTGAACGAGTACGCCGCCTTCCTCGACGAGCGGGCCCTGTTCCTCGGCCAGTGGGGCCTCAAGCCCACCAGGGGCGGCGACGGGCCCGGCTACGAGGAGCTGGTCGAGACCGAGGGCCGGCCGCGGCTGCGCATGTGGCTGGAGCGCATGCAGACCGAGGGCCTGCTGGAGGCCGCCGTCGTGTACGGCTACTTCCCGTGCGTCGCCGACGGCGACTCGCTGATCATCCTCGACGACGACGGCAGCGAGCGCACCCGCTTCACCTTCCCGCGCCAGCGCCGCGACCGGCACCTGTGCCTGTCGGACTTCTTCCGCGGCAAGGACACCGGCGAGGTGGACGTGGTCGGCTTCCAGGTGGCCACGATGGGCTCGAAGATCTCCGAGGCCACGGCCGAGCTGTTCGCCAAGGACGCCTACCGCGACTACCTCGAGCTGCACGGCCTGTCGGTGCAGCTCACCGAGGCGCTGGCCGAGTACTGGCACGCCCGGGTGCGCTCGGAGTGGGGGATCGGCGGCGAGGAGTCGCTCGACGACATGCTCAAGGTCAACATCCAGGGCTGCCGCTACTCCTTCGGCTACCCGGCCTGCCCCAACCTGGAGGACCAGAAGCAGCTGTTCGAGCTGCTCGCGCCGGAGCGCGTCGGGGTGACGCTGTCGGAGGAGTTCCAGCTCCACCCGGAGCAGGCCACCTCGGCGCTGGTCGCCCATCACCCGGAAGCCAAGTACTTCAACGTCTGA